Part of the bacterium genome is shown below.
GTGGTGGGCGCGTTGATCGGTCTGGGGCTGGGATTGGCGCTCACCTTCATGTTCGAGTATGTCGACAATTCCGTGCGTTCGATCGAAGAAGTCGAACGCCTGGGCATCACCGTGCTCGGCTCGATTCCGGTGATCAAGCAGGAAGAAGCGGTGAAGCGGCTGAAAATCCTGCCGGGCATGAACGGCTCGCTGGACAGCGAGGAAGCCCGCAAGATTGCCGCCCGCCTGATCACGCATTTCGCGCCCAAGTCGCCGATCTCGGAAGCCTACCGCACCTTCCGCACCAATCTGCAATACACCAAGCTCGACCGCGAGCTGAAAGCAATTCTGGTGACCAGCCCTGGTCCGGGCGAAGGCAAATCAACGTCGGTTTCCAATCTCGCCATCACCATGGCGCAAATGGGCAGCCGGGTCTTGCTGATCGACTCGGATTTGCGCCGGCCGGTGCTGCACACCATTTTCAAAGTGGACCGCCGGATCGGCCTGTCGAACATTCTGGTCGGCAAGGCCACGATCGCGGAAGCGGTGCAGCGCACCGAAATCGACAATCTCTTCGTGCTGCCCTGCGGCACGCTGCCGCCCAACCCCTCCGAGCTGCTCGCCTCGAGCGCCATGACACGCGCGCTGGAGGAGATGAAGCAAATGTATGACATCGTGCTGTTCGACAGCCCGCCCATTATCGCGGTCACCGATGCGGCGGTGCTCGGGCCGCGGCTGGACGGTGTGATTCTGGTGTTGAAATCCGGCCAGACTGATCGCGATGCCGCCTTCCGCGCCTACTCGCTGCTCAAGAACGTCAATGCCCGCCTGCTGGGCTCGCTGCTCAACGGCGTGCATATCGAGAGCATGTACGGCAGCTACTACTACTACTATCACTACTACTACTACGGCAAGGACGGCGAGAAAAAGCGCAAGAGCCGGCGCAGCAGCCACAGCCGCAGCAGTGCCTGACGCGGCCCGAGGCCGGCGGCAGCCAATCATCGTCAATTCACCGGATGTAGCAACGCTTAGCGGCGTATGCGCCTTAGGCAGGAGGAGCCCGCGCCGGCGGGAAGACTACAGCCCGATACATCAACCGAAATCTGAAGAGGAGTCAATTCAGCATGCCAACCAGCATCCCCCACGGCGGCACTCTCGTTGATCGCGTGTTGCGTGGCCATGAGAAGGAAGAAGCGCTCAAACGCGCGCAGAAGATGAAGAAGATCCCGCTGGGCGAAGTGGCGATCTCCGATCTGCAAATGATTGCGATGGGCGCGATGAGCCCGCTCACCGGTTTCTTGAACAAGGAAGACTACGACAGCGTGGTGCACACCATGCATCTGAAAAGCGGCTACGTCTGGTCGATTCCGGTCACCTTGCCGGTGCCGGATGAAATCGCCGGCAGCGTGCACGTCGGCGAGGAAGTCGCGTTGATCGAGATGAGCGGAAGAATTCTGGGCACGCTCAGGATTGCGGACAAGTTCACGCCCGACAAAACCGTGGAAGCGAAGGAAGTGTACCGCACCACCGATGCCGCGCACCCCGGCGTGGCGCGCCTGCTGGCGCAGGGCAACACGTGTCTCGGCGGTGAGATTTGGCAGTTGGACGATCCCGCCGAGCTGTCTTTTGTCGACCACCATTTCACGCCGGCGCAATTGCGCCAGCAATTCGAAGAGCGCGGTTGGAAAACCGTGGTCGGTTTTCAAACCCGCAATCCCGTGCACCGCGCGCATGAATACATTCAGAAGTGCGCGCTCGAAATCGTCGACGGGCTGCTGCTGCATCCGCTGGTGGGCGCCACCAAGCAGGACGACATCCCCGCCGATATTCGCATGCGCAGCTACGAGGTGCTGATTCGCGAATACTATCCGCAGAACCGCGTCGTGCTCAGCGTGTTTCCCGCGGCGATGCGCTACGCCGGCCCGCGCGAGGCCATCTTTCACGCCATGTGCCGCAAGAATTTCGGCTGCACGCACATCATCATCGGCCGTGATCACGCCGGCGTCGGCAACTACTACGGCACTTATGATGCCCAGCTCATCTTCGAGCAATTCCGGCCCGAGGAATTGGGCATCACGCCGCTGAAGTTCGAACACTCGTTCTTCTGCCGCACTTGCCAGGCGGTGGTGACAAGCAAGACGTGCCCGCACCCGCCGGCGCATCACGTCACGCTCTCCGGCACGCAGGTGCGCACGATGCTGGCGAAGGGCGAGCTGCCCCCGCCGGAATTCAGCCGCGCGGAAGTCGTGAAGGTCTTGATCGAAGGCCTGCGCCAGCAAGCGGCGGCCTGAGCTTCTTCTCCGCCCGGCGTCCGCCTCCGGCCGGTGCGCCGGGCGCGTGGCTTGTGTGAGAACCGGAGCATTGTTGCTCATGCTCGCGAACGGAGTTCGGGAGCAGGCAGTACCAGAAAGGAAACCTCCTCTCATGATTGGCAACCATCGCCGTAAAGTTCTGGTCGTGGGACTCGATTGTGTTCCGCCGGAATTGTTGTTCGGGCAATATCGCGACGAGCTGCCGCACTTCAACGCATTGATGGCGCGCGGCCTGTGGGGCGAATTGGAAAGCTGTCATCCGCCGATTACCGTGCCCGCGTGGTCGTGCATGATGGCGAGCCAGGATCCCGGCCAGCTCGGCATCTACGGATTTCGCAACCGCGCGGATTACAGCTACGACAAGCTCAGTATCG
Proteins encoded:
- the sat gene encoding sulfate adenylyltransferase; translation: MPTSIPHGGTLVDRVLRGHEKEEALKRAQKMKKIPLGEVAISDLQMIAMGAMSPLTGFLNKEDYDSVVHTMHLKSGYVWSIPVTLPVPDEIAGSVHVGEEVALIEMSGRILGTLRIADKFTPDKTVEAKEVYRTTDAAHPGVARLLAQGNTCLGGEIWQLDDPAELSFVDHHFTPAQLRQQFEERGWKTVVGFQTRNPVHRAHEYIQKCALEIVDGLLLHPLVGATKQDDIPADIRMRSYEVLIREYYPQNRVVLSVFPAAMRYAGPREAIFHAMCRKNFGCTHIIIGRDHAGVGNYYGTYDAQLIFEQFRPEELGITPLKFEHSFFCRTCQAVVTSKTCPHPPAHHVTLSGTQVRTMLAKGELPPPEFSRAEVVKVLIEGLRQQAAA